GTCGCTCTTCGTCAAAGTGAACAAACGGATCATCCATGATAATCGGAAATGGAGCGGTTTCCAATATTGATTTGGCAAGCGCTAATCGAAGTGATATATAGGCTTGCTCTTTCGTAGCCTGGCTAAGTTCAATAATTGGATATCGTATGCCCGTTTCTGATAAAACCTCAAATGTCCCTTTCTCTGTGATAATCAGCGCTGTATACTTACCATCCGTTAACGTTTTAAAGAGTTGCTCTGCATAGCCCAGTACCTCTGGTAATTTCTTTTCTTTTAAATCCATCATTGTTCGATTGATTGCCTCGTTAATTGCTTTTCGAGCAGACCACTCTTTCGCAAGTTCTGCGAGTTCTGCCTTCTTCATTTCAAAAAGTTGAAGTAGTTTACCATGAGTTTCATCCGTCAGAAGTTTTTCTGTTTTATTAACCAGTGCCGCCTTTTCATTGATTAACAAATCAACTTCTTCCGCAATTATCGACAACTCATCCTCATGAAAAGTAATTTTATCTTCAATTTCATTTTCGGTTATCTGTTCTTCAAAATACAACGATCCGATGGCTGTCATTTGTGATTCTATCGATGCTAACTGTTCTCTTAAGTTGTTTGCCTCTCGGTGAAAATCATATGCCTTGTAAAAATCCTCTTCCGTTTCCGCACCCGCTTCTTTTAACAACCCATGCAAGTTTATATCGAGCGAATCAATCAGCTCGTTAGTCTCGATCAATGAAGGCTTAAGTCGTTCAATCCTTGTCGTGATAGCTTTCTTTGTTTCAATCTCTTCATTCAACTGAATAAAAGTTTTACGTAGTACTTCATATACACTATCCTCTGAAACAGCTTGTTGCGCGACACGTTTAACTTCTTCAAATCGCAGCGCTAGATTCGCTTCAATCGAACGCTGTTGGTTCATGGCTTCTTTTACTTCTCGACCAACTTCTTGCACTTCTCGGATCATTCGAAATAACTCCGGAACAATTCCGGGCGATGGAAGCCCGTCAAAACCATATGCGCCAATAAACTCATTAAAACGCAACTCGCATTGATGCCTTAAGTTAGCTAAACGATCAATTTCTGATTGGATTGTCTCAGCGTTGCTTCTATTGGCTTGATTAGCTTCTTCCAATCGGTTCTTTTCACGTGTATAAAATTCAATTCGGTCTGAGAGTTGTTTCATTTCTCGTTCTCTATGGGCATGTGTTGAAACAACTTTTTCCATCGCAGTCAGCTTCGAGTCATCTGCATCGTCTTTTTTCGAATAAAAGAACATACCAATTCCACCTATAATCACACCTATAACAAGCGCTAACCATTGCAATTGAATGATCCCGAAACCGATACATGCAACGGCAATCAATAGCAAGCCGACAGGTAGTAACTGGGACTTATTTCCTTTATTGGCATGTTTATTAAACGAGATATACGCCTTGGCTTCAGCTAATTCTTGCTGTATCTTTGGCCATTCTTCTACTTGCTGTCGTTCTGCGGCAGATGGCGTCTGCAACGAGTCGAGTTGGGCACATAATTGTTCAATGTCTTTTTCTAACATTGCTTTTTGTTGTTCAGCAAAATCAATTTGATTGTTTATCATTGTTAATTCATTTAGAAATTCGTGCATTTCTTCTTCTTTCCGAAGAGAAACATCCGCCCCGAGTATGATTTGATACCCATCGTCACCTTTGATCCCTAGTCGGTCAAGCAATCGTTGCTTCAAACTGCTTAAACGACGTAGCTCATCATTTAAGGAAGTTTTTGTAGAGCGCCAACCATGCCATTCCGATTCTTTTGCCAGTAAGTCGTCGATTTTAGAAAGTTGGTCATCATGATCGTTTTTGGGCATGCGCCGATCCAACTCAATAAGCTCTTCTTCAATTCTATGATAAGCCGCTTTGGCTTCAATTAATTTACCCGACGTTGACTCCAGTCGACGTATGCCGTCAGCAGGAAATTTGGTAGTGCCAAGTCGCTCTAATTGTTGTCGAAGGGTATCCCTTTTCAGTTGCAGCGGCAATCGTTGTCGGTGAAGCGCAAGTTGTTCAAGTTGTTTTCGATGTTCGTTTTCTTGATTTCGCAATGAAGATAATCGTTCTTCGATTTCATGGATCCTCGAAATAGATGGTGCAAATTCTTCCACTTTTTCTTGTTCTTCTTTTAGGGAAATTTCAAGTTCTCGAAGTTCTTTCATCTTAACATTCATTTTTGGAACCCTGCCCGACTTTTTAAACAACTCGCCCATGTCCGTTTCCATTCGTTTTTCAAGTTGAATCAGACTATCAACACCTGTTGTCCCCGACGCCAGCAAAGTTCGGCTGAGCTCGTTCTCATCCATTTTTTCGAAATCTTGCAACTGGAGCAATGAAAATGAAAAAATGGATTCAAAAGAAGCTCGATTATACTGCCTTAAAAGAACCTTTAATTCCTCTTCCCCGCCTGTTGTTCCATCTTCAAAATAAACCGTGACATCCCCCGAGGATTTCCCGCGGATGCGTTCAATTGTAAAGTTTCCATAAAGCTCATCGACTAACTGAATTTGACCACCATACTTCCCGCCAGATTTAGGCTCATAACGTAATAAGGCACTATTTCTTTGTGGGAAGCCAAATAAAACATGGAGTATGAACTGTTGGATTGTCGTCTTTCCGGCTTCGTTCAATCCATAGACAATATTCAAATCAGAACTAAAATTAATCGTGACATTTTCATGTTTACCGAACCCGTAAATTAGCAACTGTTTAATCTTCACAAAGTCACCTCATTTGCCATGATTATCTTCGATTTCTCTTTTACTTCTAATATGTCATCTTCACTTAAAATAGGTAAATACTTTACGCCACGTGTATGTTGGTAGACGTCTTTTAAAACGTCTTTCCATTCCTCTTCAGTCCATTCGTTGATCATATTGAATACGGACTGCTCCAATACCCCTGTAGCTGTCACGCCATAAGCTTTCTTGAATGAAAGGGATTGTATCCAAACGAAGGACTCTTGATCTGAGATCACTTCTCGAAGCACCTCCAGCCATTCTTCAACCGGTGTTTGATCGAACATAGTGGCTGTTTCTAGGTCTACATCAGTCATCGTCAAGTCAATTATTCCCGCGCCATGTTTATCTTTAAAAGAGTCAATCGATTCTTTGCAGATTTCTATCCATTCATTTGCATGCCGAATGCCAGCACACGATATGTCAATCCGCTCGAAAACAATTTCAGACGATGGAATAAAGTTAAGTGCCGCTTCTGCTTTAGATAGATTCACTTCGTAAAACCCTTTTTCACCGCGCTCATTTCGATGCCTTCCTTGTAAATTCCCTGGATAAACGATTGGCGGTTCAGAGTGCAGTTGCTGGCGTAAATGAATATGACCGAGCGCCCAATAATCATAATGCTTTTGCAATAATTCTTCTTTGGTAAAAGGGGCATACACCGCATGCGTTTCATCCCCTGCTAAACTTCCATGTAGCATGCCGATATGAAATGCCGTTCCAGTATCTGCAATCGGGTAATTCGTAATCATAGACTCTCGAATATGGCGATCTTTGTAGCTAAAACCGTAAATATTTACTTGATCGCCGCGAATATTGAGCGTAACTTGTTCAACTTTCTCCTTAAATACATAGACATTTGACGGCAATTCAAATCTTGTCCACCTACCGCTTAAATGATCGTGGTTACCATATGAAATCACGACAGGTATATGCGCGTCGCTCAGTTTTTTCATTCCCTCTTGAAATTTCAACTGCGCGCGCAAACTTCGGTCTTCACCGTCATAGATGTCGCCAACAATCAGAACGAAATCCGGCTTTGTATGAATTGCATGCGAGATCAGTCGTTCAAAAGCAGCAAATGTACTATTACGCAAACTTACTAGCTGATCTACCTGCATCCCCGTCATCCCTTTAAAAGGACTATCTAAATGTAAATCGGCCGCATGAAGAAAACGAATTGTCGACACATGAATCCCTCCCCTTAAAAACGAATACTTGTTCCTATTTTACCATAAAAAATAAGACTTCGCGAAGTTTTGGGAAGTCTTATTTTCGTCTATTATTCTTTTCCTAACTGAATCGCTTTCTTGATATCTTTCAATGAACGTGAAGGCCCATACATGAGTACGCCGCCCCGGTAAACACGCGCACCGAAAACACCTAATATTAAAATTGTCACGAGCATAATGGCAATGGATAGTAACGGTTCCCATAGTGGTAAATCCAACATCCCCACGCGTAAAAACATGACGAGCGGTGCGAAAAAGGGTACATAGGATGCATATTTCAGAAAACCAAGTTCTGGATTTGTGAGTCCAGGCATTGCAATCATGAACGCTAAAATGACTAAAATCATAATCGGCATAATCGCTTGTTGTACGTCTTCGGTTCGGCTAACGAGTGAACCTAACAGCGCTGCGACCGTGGCATATAAGAAATAGCCTAGTAAAAAGAAAATAATCGCGAAAACGATAGTCGAGACACTTAAATTTGAAAATCCAAAGAATGAAGAAACTCCATCCCCCATATTAGAGGCTGATGTTTTCACCGCTGTGAATCCTGCAATTCCCAATAGCATCATTTGAACTAGACCAAGTGATCCGATTCCCAATACTTTGGCAAACATATGCTTAACAGGCGATATACTTGATATCAGAATTTCCATTACACGGGACGATTTCTCCGTCGCGACTTCTGTTGCAATCATGTTTGAATAAAAAATAACCGTAAAGTAGATGAGGAAGACCAGTATATAAACAAGTCCGCGTGCCTCACTTAACTCTTCCTCGGACTTTGTTGTGGTCGAAACGGAATGCTGCTCAAACTGAATCGGCGAAAATAATGTTTGAAGTTGCTCTCCCGAAAGCAGTAACTGTTCTGCTTTCAATTCCGATTGTATTGATTGCAACGCTTCCATAATCGTCGCAGAACGACCAAAATCGAGTGCACTCATTGATGTGTAATCAGCTTGGATTGTGTTTTCTGCATCCAATCCGATGATCAGGAACGAATCGATTTCTTCACTCGAAACTTTTTCAGTTAATTCTTTTTCTGATTCGGTCGTGGTTTTAACGACAATTCCACTATTCGTAGCCTCCAACTTTTCCATCAGGGAAGCACTTAGTTCACCGCTTTCATCAACAACATAGAGTTTATCTTCACCGCCACCAGTCAAGTCTGTCACGGTATCAATGATTGTTGTCATATTGGCAAATAAAAATACAGCCGCAATCATAAAAGCCGTTGTGATAATAAATGATTTGGTCTTTAGTTTCGTCATAAATGCTTGTTTAAAGACAATTAGGAATTCACGCATGTGCTTTCCCCACCTTTGCGATAAATATGTCTTGAAGAGATGGTTCTTCAATTGCGAAATGACGGATGGGACCTGATTCCAACGCTGCCGTTAATAACTTATTGGCAATCTGCTCCGATTCCACCTGGTAAAGTGCGCCTTCAATCGATCTGCTCACTGATGTCACGCCAGAAATCGTATCTAGCTTCGATAGATCATTGTCCGAATGAATACGGACATTCTGCTTTCCAAATGACTGCTTCACCTCTCGAAGCGTTCCACTGACAATTTGCTTGCCATGATGGATAATACTTAATTCCTCACACAGTTCCTCAACATGATCCATACGGTGACTCGAGAAAATGATCGTTGCACCACTATTACGAAACTCGATAATCGCCTCTTTCAATAATTCAACGTTCACTGGGTCAAGTCCCGAGAATGGTTCATCTAGTATTAATAGTTTGGGATTATGAAGAAGAGATGCGATGACCTGGATTTTTTGTTGATTTCCTTTGGAGAGTTCCTCCACTTTTTTATTTGCATAATGGGGAATTTCCATACGATCAAGCCATTTGTTCAAACCCACTTTTGCATCAGATTTATTCAATCCGCGCAATTGCCCAAGAAAAATGAGTTGCTCCTCTACTTTCATCTTGGGATATAACCCGCGTTCTTCCGGTAAATAGCCAATTTCAGGACTAGTTTTGTAGTTAATGGAATTATTATTCCAAGTAATTCGGCCTTCGTTTGCGTTCAACAACCCTAAAATCATTCTGAAAGTTGTCGTTTTTCCAGCTCCATTTGCACCGAGAAATCCATACATTGTGCCATCCCCGACCGATAATGATAAATCATTAACTGCGGTGAAATCACCAAATCTTTTCGTTACATGTTCGAGATGTAAAGCCATTTTAATACCCCTTTCCTCTATTCCCTTTTTTACTATACGAATCTAGTCCCCTGAAGTTTCATATCGTTTAGTTTTTACGCGTGGCAATTATTGCGCCAATCGCATATGAAGATATGTGAACAACCCACATTCCAGAAATCAGAAAAAAGGTAAGTCCCGGCCCTTCAAAAATGATAATGATTCCCCACAAAATGAGTATCGAAGCCGTTGTGACAAACCAAGAAATTGATCGGGCATGTTGGTGAATTTTTGTGTACCGCTCATCATAAAGACTTTGTTTCTTCCCTTTTCTCCAAGCGTAAAATGTTAGAATTGTTGCTATGACAATAGCAAGTGGCAGACCAACAAGAAATGACCAAATCTCAAACCCTTCGTACATACTCATTCCTCCTCCGGTGTGAATACATCTTCAATCAAACAATCAAATAACTTCGCAATTTTAAACGCCAAGACAAGTGACGGGTTATACCTTCCCCTTTCCAGGGAGATAATCGTTTGTCGTGATACTTCTAATCTTTCCGCGAGCTCATCTTGCGTCAAGCCAAGCGTTGTTCGCTTTTCCTTGATCAAGTTTTTCAGTTTGATACTCCCCCTTCATTATATTCTTTTGGATATGACAACCATTGAAATAAAAACAGTACTAATTAACAATGCAGCAATTACACATACCATTTGATAACCATCCAAATTGAGGAGGTTAAATTGAAATAGCGTCATAAATACAACTAAATACCCCACTAGAACGAAGTAACTATAAAACATCCCCTTTTCCCGAATCGACCTTGAACGTTCGTCATTCGATTTAAATTGCGGATATAAATACGCGTTACAAAATGCCATGATACTAACCGATAACATAATCAACTCATGCCCAACAGGGAAAATCCCAATGGATATTGTTGCAGTTGAAAATATGATTGAGAACAGTAAGAATAATGAACCCAATACAATAAACGCTGTTTGCATTGATTTAATTGTTGACGTCATGGTTTATCCTCCTTGGGTAAAGCAAGCTTTACGTAAAGGATACTTTACTTATACACTATATGTCAAGCACCCTTTACAAATTCCTTTTTTTGAACTTTCGTAGTATACTAAACAATATACATATGGAGGGGATTTAGATGAAAACATATAAATTGACGGCATATGAATCAAAAGGCAATGTCATTATAGACGAGTCGTTATTGGCGGCAACGGATGAGGATGCGATAGAAAAAGGACAAATCATACTCGAAGGTAAAGAACTACTCGAAACAACACATCGGTTGGCTTCGCCTTCAGGGAAATTACTATTATTTCATTCATAAAAAAAGAGGTGTACAATATGAAAATCGCGTTAATCGCCCATGATGAAAAGAAAGATGAAATGGTTAACTTTACAATTGCTTATGAACCGATTTTTTCTGAATATCAATTATACGCAACGGGTACTACTGGGAAAAGAATCATGGATGAAACGAATCTGACAATCAATAGACTCATGTCTGGACCATTGGGCGGCGACCAACAAATCGGTGCCATGATCGCGACAGGCGAGTTAGATTTAATCATTTTCTTCCGCGACCCGCTAACTGCACAGCCTCATGAGCCAGATGTAAGTGCATTGCTGAGACTTTGCGATGTTTACGGCATCCCGCTCGCAACCAATAGCGCTACAGCTGAACTATTAATACGCGCCATAGAAAAAGGATATTTTTCATGGCGCGAAACAGCGGCTAAATATAAATAGAAAATGCCAAGCACTACTTAATAAGTCATTAAGTGGATGCTTGGCATTTTTTCTGTTGATTTATTGCAAAATATTTATTACTTCCCCTTGAAAATCGGCTTCCGTTTTTCCACGAACGCCTGAATACCTTCCAAGTGATCTTCCGTATTTCGCATCGCTTGTTGCGCTTCGCTTTCCATTTCCAAAACGCGTTCAAGTTCTTTCGTTTTTTGTTCATGCAAGATTTTCTTAGTCGCGATCATTGAAGCGATCGGCGAAGCAAGCAACTTATTGGCCAATGCTTCCCCGTGCTCGGCCGCTTTTCCTTCAGCAACTACCTCATCAATTAGTCCTTGACTATGAGCCACTTGTCCATTCAGCACTTGCCCCGTCCAAATAAGATTTTTCGCTTTTGGAACGCCGACACGCTCTTTCAAGAAGAAATGGCCTGCTCCGTCTGGCACTAATCCGATGCCGATAAAATTCATCGCGATTTTTGCTTCTTCCTCCGCGATTATGTAATCACAGCCAAGGACGACGCTTAACCCTAGCCCCGCTGCCGCACCGTGAACAACTGCAATTGTGATTTGTGGCAATGTGTATAGGGCGTAAGCAAGTCGGGAAACATCCCCCATGATATCCCCGATTTCCATCGGGTTATCTGGATCAAGCATCGCTTTAATATCTCCACCCGCAGAAAATGCACGCCCTTCACCGTTAATAACCAACACTTGCACTGTCACGTCTTTTTTCAATGACTCGAACACATCTGCAAGTTCTTTCATCATGACCCCGTCCATTGCGTTCATGGATGCTGGTCTGTTCAATGTTAGACGGGCAAGACGCCCCTCTGTGATTAATTCTACTGTTTTATACAAAATAACTGCACCTCTTTCAATGAAATGAATAACCATTCACTTAATGTTATTCGACTCTTTCATTGAAAGTCCTTTATTTTTTGACAGTTTCGGGAAATATGCCGTCAAGAAATGCCAATTTCTTCTCGATTGATTCTTCATACGTTAATATATACGCCGCCGGATCTTTCGGGTTATAAAACTGTTTAATATGCCCTGTGTCACGGTTGATAAACTTGCTTGAGGCCCCGCATCCAACGCCAATAATCGTTTGTACTTCTTCCATAATGACGATATTATATATGCTTTCTTCCCCTGGTTTCGCATAGCCAACGTTTTCTAGGTTACCTAATATATTTTTTTGGCGATATAAATAATACGGGTCATAGCCATTTTCCGCGTTCCATTGTTCCCCGCGCTTCATCATTTGTTCCACTGTTTTCCGGTCCGCCACTTTATACTTGTTTCGGTTTTGAGACATTTCAGATGCCCGCTTGAAAGATAATGTATGGATTGTTAATGATTCAGGTTGCATTTTTTCTGTTTCCGCAAGTGAGTGTTCGAACTCCGCCATGCCTTCATTAGGCAATCCGATAATCAAGTCCATATTAATATTTTTCATGCCCATATTTCGCGACAACCAAAACTTATCCACTGTTTCTTGAACGGTGTGATGGCGACCAATCGCTTTCAAAGTTTCATCCGTATACGATTGAGGATTAACGCTAATTCGATCTATGCCCCATTTTTTTAGCACATCAATTTTCGCTGGCGTAATGGTATCCGGTCGACCCGCTTCTACCGTAATTTCTCTAACGGATTCCATATTCGGAAATGACTCGTACATCGTCTTATACAGTTCGTCCATCTCTTCCGCTTCGATTGAAGTTGGTGTACCGCCACCGAAATAAATCGTTGTGATTTTCATATCTTTTTCTGTTAGCCATTTACCCATTTCACGAATTTCTTCGTGTAAGCCATCCAAAAACGATTCAACGCGACCGCTTTTTCGCCGTATCGCATAGGCGGGAAACGTGCAATAAGCACATTTTGTTGGACAGAAAGGAATCCCAATGTAAATACTCACTTCTTCTTTCAAATCATATAAATCAGGAACTGAACGCAGTTGGATGGCTGCAATTTTTGCTAACAGTTCTCCTTTTTCACGAGAAACGCGATAGTTTTTCATGATTTTTTCAACGGCTTCTTCAGAACTAAGTCCTTCCCGACGATACTTATGATATAACTTCATCGGTCGGATGCCCGTTAAAATTCCCCATGATTGTTTCATTCCAGTTGCTTGTTCTAAAACCTCTAAAAATACATGCGAATAAATTCTCTTTAATTGACGAGATTTAACCTTCGCATCACCATCTGCTTCAATTTCTGAAAATGTGGCCTCAAATTTTTTCCCTTCATAAGTCAAAATCGCTTTTCCAGAAATTTTATTCCCTTCGAGTTCTGTAAGGATGAAATCCACCTGGCTCGCATTTTCCACATCTTCGGTAATAATTTCGCATTGTTCAAAGAAGAGATTCGCAAGATGAGCAAACATACGAATCCAGTCCTGTGCAAATGTATTTTCAATTTTAATTTTTTGCATAGCATTTCCCAACTTTCTATTTTCTAATTCTTAATTCTAGCGTTCTGCACGTTGGAATGCACGTATTCTTTAAGATAAAAGACAAAAATAAAAACCGACATGAGTCAGTTTGAAAAATAAAAAACTGACTCATGTCGGTTTAAACATCAAAACCGTTCTACCGGTTTTACTTTAGATTGATTCATATATTTCTTGAACAGGTTTCATAAGCACACGGTTAACTTCTTCGATTAATCCGCTTAACTTCATTTCCGCCTCTAACATCGCCATAATTTTTTCGTTTGACTGAGCAAGCTGTGCCGTTTTCTGTGCGTATTCAAGTTCATCCGCTTCTACTTCTTCCCCAGCCATTTGTTTTTCTTGAAGATCCAGTTGAATTTTACGGAAGTTTTTGAACAATGCCAACGCCTCTTCGTCCGCTTTAACGACTCCAACCGCTTGTTGAACCTCTGAAAACTCTGTCGTTTGTCTAAATGTTGCTTCCAATTTGTTTAAATCATCGTAAATATTTACAGTCATGTATATTTCCTCCTAAGTAAGATTTGTTGCAAATACGATTAAGCCTTGTACAATTCCAATCGCGCCGCCTAACACTGCACCTAGAACTGTGATCATTTTGAATTCACGTCTTGAAATGCCTAGTACAAGGTCTTCCAACACTTCCACTGGAAATGAATCGACTTGCTCTTTAACCATATCATCTATTTTTAATTTGCGGAGCGATTTTTCTAATTGTTTATCAACTTGTTCAAAAGCGAATTGAATTAAAGTCGGTGTAATATGATTAGCGGTCCAATTCGCTCCCGCGGGCCAATAATCCTGTAAAGTTTTATCCAGGCGGGACTCAATCGCCAATTCTTTTTGCACATAGCCCTTAATCGAACCAAATAGTCCGTCCCAATCAAAACCGGCGAGCAGTTCATTCGCTGGACGTTTTTGCAGTTTTTCCCATTCATTTAAAATAATCGTATTAACAAGATCATAAGTGCCTGGCGCTGCAATGAATTTTAACGCTTCACGTTGCACTTTGCCAACAAGTGATTCGGATTCCCCGAAAAACATATTCACCATGCTTCCGAGTGTCCCTTTCGATGCGAGAAAATCATCGATTAACTTACGAAACATGGCTTTTCCTTCATCAGACTCGAAATATTGCTCTGATTGTTTCAAAATATAAGTCGTTATTTGTGGAATCCGCTCTTCTGCTTCTAATCGCCATTTTTCCGGAAGTAAGTCTTCAACTGCCCCTGTTGTCAGTTTGGTACGAACTAATAGAAGTCGGTCATCGACTAACTCAACAACTTTTCGTTCGACTTTTTCCGAAACAGCGGTAGCACCTGCCACTTCCAACCAGTCATTCAATGTTTTGTCCGAATGCAAAACATGTTCCTCAAGTTTTTGTTGAAGAAACTTTTCCGCCTTTTCTTCCATATCAGGCGTTAACAATTTCTTTTTAAACGTTTCCGGCGTCAATAGATAGTTCGTAACCGTTTTCCCAAACTGCTTTGCCAACTCATCTCGTCGCTTCGGAATTAGCCCTGGTGTAAAGGGTACCCGCCAAGAGCCAATATACTTTGCCTCATGTGGTCTAAATAGCATTTTAATCGCTAAATGGTTTGTAAATCCACCAATTAGCGCTCCGATGAATGCCATAAATAATAATATCCATAAAAAATCCAATCTCTTCACCTTTTTCCGTTTCGTTACGCCATAATTATAACAGATGAAAAGCAAACGGAAAAATTTGTCGCTTTATTATAAAGCGTTGTACATCGTTGAAAATCGAATCGCATGTTCCATTTCATCATTCAATGCTATGAATATCGGATTATACGCTTGTTGGATTGGAATCGATAACAACATCAACTTATACGTTTCCACGCCTTCCAATTCGCCTAGAAGCGCTTGTTTAGCACAATCTTTTAAATTATAACATGGTAACTTTTTCTTAGGGTTTTGTACAAATCTCCCCGTAAGCATATAATAGAGTTGTTGAAACATTTCATAATGACTTTTTTCATCTTCATACGCATGTTTGATGAAATCTCGCCACAGCGGATCATCTGTCAATTGATACATCGATCTATAAAAGTGGTAATCTTTGAATTCGTCCTCGATGGACTGCTTTAATTTATCAATAAACAAGTCAGCATCCTTTCGCATGTTTTTTTCAATTTTATGCGATACGGTTCTGTCTTATGAGAGGGGCACTATAATGCTACAACACTTTAGCTATAAACCAATGTTCGAAAACACGCAAATACCGGGCTGGACATTCGCTTTCTTCTCTAAGAGTGTCAGGTATACCGGCGAATATTTACCGGATGGCACTATTAAATGGCTCGGTGAAACACCGCCTGAAGAAGAAAACATTAAGAAAATGATTCACGAATTAATGACTTTTCATGTATATGACTAGAGGAAGGTACAAAAAAGAAGGGACCAAACTATTGACTATTTGGCCCCTTTAACGCCCTACCCATTTCTAACACCTCTTTTATTAAAGTATACCCGGTGTTTGAATTGGTTCATTCCTTCGATAACTTCCTTCTCCCAAAAATAAAGTAATAATACGTTGACGAAACCACATACAAGACACCAGTTATCGTAAATGCGTACGCATAGCCCCAGTAAGAACCAAACGAAATGACAAGCCCTGCTGCGATTGGTCCCATGGTAGCCCATCCTAGCTGGAAAACGGTTTGATTGATGGAATTGGCAAGCCCTTTATATTTGTCCGCTACAATTTCCATTGCGACTGCGCTTTGTATCGGATTCCCCGCATTCATCAGCGCCTGTCTTGCCAAAAATCCAATAGATGCGAGCAGAAGCGATGTTGTATAAGCTGTTAATATCAAAAATGGGATGGATACGATTTGGAATAATATTAACGCTCTCACTTTCCCGACTTTCTTCACTAATACTGGTCCGATAAGCATGGCGACCGCTGTCATTCCAGATCCCAAAGACAAAATCAAGCCAATAAATGAATTGGATGCATCAAAACGATTTGCGAAGTACAAGTTCAAATACGGAATCACTAATCCAGATCCAAGTCCGATAAGCAGGCTTGCAAATGAGAAATGGAAAATGAGAATAAGATTTCTTTTTAAACTATCGTCAATCTTAAGTTTTTGTTCCTCAAAGACTTCTTTAACGACAACAGGCAC
The sequence above is drawn from the Sporosarcina sp. 6E9 genome and encodes:
- the mgsA gene encoding methylglyoxal synthase, with the protein product MKIALIAHDEKKDEMVNFTIAYEPIFSEYQLYATGTTGKRIMDETNLTINRLMSGPLGGDQQIGAMIATGELDLIIFFRDPLTAQPHEPDVSALLRLCDVYGIPLATNSATAELLIRAIEKGYFSWRETAAKYK
- a CDS encoding enoyl-CoA hydratase, producing MVIHFIERGAVILYKTVELITEGRLARLTLNRPASMNAMDGVMMKELADVFESLKKDVTVQVLVINGEGRAFSAGGDIKAMLDPDNPMEIGDIMGDVSRLAYALYTLPQITIAVVHGAAAGLGLSVVLGCDYIIAEEEAKIAMNFIGIGLVPDGAGHFFLKERVGVPKAKNLIWTGQVLNGQVAHSQGLIDEVVAEGKAAEHGEALANKLLASPIASMIATKKILHEQKTKELERVLEMESEAQQAMRNTEDHLEGIQAFVEKRKPIFKGK
- a CDS encoding coproporphyrinogen III oxidase, whose translation is MQKIKIENTFAQDWIRMFAHLANLFFEQCEIITEDVENASQVDFILTELEGNKISGKAILTYEGKKFEATFSEIEADGDAKVKSRQLKRIYSHVFLEVLEQATGMKQSWGILTGIRPMKLYHKYRREGLSSEEAVEKIMKNYRVSREKGELLAKIAAIQLRSVPDLYDLKEEVSIYIGIPFCPTKCAYCTFPAYAIRRKSGRVESFLDGLHEEIREMGKWLTEKDMKITTIYFGGGTPTSIEAEEMDELYKTMYESFPNMESVREITVEAGRPDTITPAKIDVLKKWGIDRISVNPQSYTDETLKAIGRHHTVQETVDKFWLSRNMGMKNINMDLIIGLPNEGMAEFEHSLAETEKMQPESLTIHTLSFKRASEMSQNRNKYKVADRKTVEQMMKRGEQWNAENGYDPYYLYRQKNILGNLENVGYAKPGEESIYNIVIMEEVQTIIGVGCGASSKFINRDTGHIKQFYNPKDPAAYILTYEESIEKKLAFLDGIFPETVKK
- a CDS encoding YlbF family regulator → MTVNIYDDLNKLEATFRQTTEFSEVQQAVGVVKADEEALALFKNFRKIQLDLQEKQMAGEEVEADELEYAQKTAQLAQSNEKIMAMLEAEMKLSGLIEEVNRVLMKPVQEIYESI
- a CDS encoding DUF445 domain-containing protein yields the protein MKRLDFLWILLFMAFIGALIGGFTNHLAIKMLFRPHEAKYIGSWRVPFTPGLIPKRRDELAKQFGKTVTNYLLTPETFKKKLLTPDMEEKAEKFLQQKLEEHVLHSDKTLNDWLEVAGATAVSEKVERKVVELVDDRLLLVRTKLTTGAVEDLLPEKWRLEAEERIPQITTYILKQSEQYFESDEGKAMFRKLIDDFLASKGTLGSMVNMFFGESESLVGKVQREALKFIAAPGTYDLVNTIILNEWEKLQKRPANELLAGFDWDGLFGSIKGYVQKELAIESRLDKTLQDYWPAGANWTANHITPTLIQFAFEQVDKQLEKSLRKLKIDDMVKEQVDSFPVEVLEDLVLGISRREFKMITVLGAVLGGAIGIVQGLIVFATNLT
- a CDS encoding ferritin-like domain-containing protein; protein product: MRKDADLFIDKLKQSIEDEFKDYHFYRSMYQLTDDPLWRDFIKHAYEDEKSHYEMFQQLYYMLTGRFVQNPKKKLPCYNLKDCAKQALLGELEGVETYKLMLLSIPIQQAYNPIFIALNDEMEHAIRFSTMYNAL
- a CDS encoding YheE family protein, whose protein sequence is MLQHFSYKPMFENTQIPGWTFAFFSKSVRYTGEYLPDGTIKWLGETPPEEENIKKMIHELMTFHVYD
- a CDS encoding MFS transporter yields the protein MWNWFADWKKKVSSFNRNVKLFMLANVLISIGMGVFMVMYNLYIKELGMPETINGKVISMTALASAIMLIPAGFLSDKFGRKWMIIGGAVFGAMTLFYRSMTVLETPIIYAAFLTGIFMAFVQVSGVPFLAENTEPKERVHMFSMHFALMTLANVIGSLFGGVLSDVLQVTFSLGAVESIRWALLIGAVTFTIGLIPLFKLQNKKSVPVVVKEVFEEQKLKIDDSLKRNLILIFHFSFASLLIGLGSGLVIPYLNLYFANRFDASNSFIGLILSLGSGMTAVAMLIGPVLVKKVGKVRALILFQIVSIPFLILTAYTTSLLLASIGFLARQALMNAGNPIQSAVAMEIVADKYKGLANSINQTVFQLGWATMGPIAAGLVISFGSYWGYAYAFTITGVLYVVSSTYYYFIFGRRKLSKE